TGGGGTCGTCGGTTTTATGTAAGAGTTCGTGCGACTTTTCTGACAATTTCCTGCTTGCTGCACTCGGACCGGATGTGCAGCCGGGCCTACCCCCTGATAAATGGGCCTTGATTTCACCTGAGTGTTTCGAATGAAATCATGGATCGCTCATTTTCTGATGCTGCACAAAGTGAACCATTACTACTTTCAGTTCATCTCCGGGCTTACGTATCTATCCAGTACGATGGGACCGGTTGATGGGATTCTGGACCTTGCCTCCCACGGGAGGTATAGCGTTCGCACCTGTATTTGACAGTTGGGCCAGTGTGAATAGATTTGCAGCGTCGGACAAGCCGACGGTGGCACACGCCAGAGTGATCAAGTGAGGTAAGCACAATAACAAACAAGCCCCACCATGTGCCACGGGCCGGCTTGTCCGGCCGTGCTGGTTTGCTTTGATCCTTTTCTTGAGTCTCAGAGAGTCACGAAATGAGAATTTGCTTGATGCGTAATCGCCTTATGAAACTCTTAAAATGCTCCTGCATACACCTGGGAACGTCTATGAATGTCACTCGAAGCGTCATGAAAACCGGTGGGTGTGTGAGCAGGTTTTTGGAAAATCGTGCTGAAACCAGCGGGTTTTATAGTGCTATTCTGGAAGTGGCTCGCGCTGTTCCAGTGCTCACTCGCGCGCCCGACGTTATCTCCGCATCATCGCGATCGGCGGGGTTGTCGTCCAGTCCTGTTTTTTCAGGTGTGAGTGTGCGCAGTATCGAACCACAACGTCAGCAGCCGCTGAAACTTAAGGCCATCCTTCAAAACCTAGTTCGAGCCACCTGCAGCACTGGGAGCGACGGCAGGTCGCACTGTCGAAAGAGCCGGCAGTTGCTCTTCGAGGTGCCCTTTGGATTTGGACCAGACGAGCAGCCCTTCGACCATCATCCAGACCTGGAGTGCAATCACGGCGATACCAAACAGGAACAGATGCTGTTTTTCCGGATTGAAGTACCAGCCGGTTTCGCCGTTGAACATGTTCCAGAGCATCGCCCAGGCGGGCATGATGAGCATGACGATCATGGGTACCAGAGCGAAGATGATCGGTTTGTTACGACGGCGGAGATAGAATACGATCACCATAAACGCCAGGCCGGCGAGCAACTGGTTGGTGGCACCAAACAGAGGCCAGAGAATGAGGCCGCCACTCCCGGGGCCTGCAGTCGCATTCGCAGGCATCATCGCCACCATGCCACCCAGGAAAACGGCGAGGCCTGTGGCTGCGTACTTGTTGGTGAGCGGCTTGATATGAATCGTCGCGGCCAGTTCCTGGATGACGTATCTCTGAAGCCGGGTTGCGGTATCGAGGGTGGTGGCGGCAAAACTGGCAACCAGAACGGCAATGATACTGATGCCCAGTTTCATGGGGATGCCGATAGAACCCAGGAAGTTGGCACCGCCGTGAATGAAGGCACCGATCTTGTCTTTCAGGCCAAATGCCCCCCAGCCTTTGCTGGCGTCATAACGGGTTTCCCAGGCAGCCATGCCAGCGAGTTGAGTGTCGGTTCCTGCTTCCATTGTTGGCTGATAACTATAGGCGGCTCCTTCACCGACGCGGGTGAAGTCTCCCATGCCGACGCCGGCACAGCAGGCGAGAATCACGATGACGGCCAAGCCTCCTTCGAGAAGCATGGCGCCGTAACCCACGTACTGGGCATCGAGTTCGGATTCCACCTGTTTACTGCTGGTGCCGCTACTGACGAGACAGTGAAACCCACTGCACGCTCCACAGGCGATCGTGATAAACAGGAACGGCCAGATCGGCGGTGCGTCGGCGGGAATGTTGGTGGCGATGGCGGGGGCAGCGCCGACGAGGTCGGCCTGACCGGTAGCGCCGGCAAAGAGGGCACCGATGAGCAGGAGCCCCAACGCGAGTACCAGCTGATGGCTGTTGATAAAATCGCGTGGCTGAAGCAGGAGCCAGACCGGCATAACAGAAGCGACGGCGCAGTAGGCCAGCAGGACGAAGGTCCAGAGAATCACAGCGTTAGGGAACGGTCCCGTGTTGGGGATGTTGAACAGTGTGGCGATATCGATGGGCCAATAATAGGCGCCCAGGTAGATCGAAGCGTAGACAATCGCGAGTGCGACCAGAGAGGGAACGAGCAGTGTAGCATTTTCTTTATAGACCATGATCCCGATGACCAGTGCGATGGGCATGGTGATCCAGACGGGGATCACCGTTTCCGGATAAAGGGAGAAGATGATCGCAATCACGAGGCCGAAGATGGCGAGCACCACGGTCAGGGCGAGTAACAGAATGAGCAGGAACAAGATACGCGTGCGGGGGGCGATGAGTCTGCCGGCGACTTCGCCGACGGTTTGTCCGCGATTGCGGAGCGATACAACAAGGGCTCCGAAGTCATGGACAGCGCCGATAAAAATCGAGCCGAACAAGACCCAGAGCAGTGCCGGCAGCCAACCCCAGAAGACGGCAATCGCCGGTCCGACGATGGGACCGGTGCCTGCGATACTGGTGAAGTGGTGTCCGAAGATAACACTTTTTTTCGTCGGCACAAAGTCAACATCGTCGCGGAGTTGTTTACTGGGAACTTCGGCGTCACCATCGACATTAAAGATTTTATTTGAAAGCCACTTTCCATAAGTGTGGTAGGCAATGATGTAACCTACAAAAGCTCCCGCAGCGATTAACAGTGTGGCCATTCGTTTTCTACTCCAGCATTTTACTTTGAACCAGTTTGACTGGCTGAGTTTTGATAATCCTGAATCGGATCGATTTCACTTCGTCTTACCGCGACTGACCTGGTTTGGATACGACAAATCCCCCATCCGAGGATACAATGCTGAAAACCAGAGCGCTACTTACAGATTATACATCTCCCCCTCAATTGGCAATTAAGTTGCCCCGATCTGACTGCTCACAACACGAAAAACTATACATTGAAACAGATTCCATTGCCTGGGATCGCCTCCCGCCGGCATAATCGACACACTCGACACACCCGGCAAAGCAGCATACACCTTCTCTTAATGTCGTTATTTAACCCATCTTAATGCTCATTTCGGAGGTTAAAAGGTCGATGTAGGTAGTACCCACGAGGAACTCATTAAAACGATGCAGGGATGTGGGTCATTGCCGGTAAGAGAATCTTTGGAAGCTGTCGCAGCTGATCTCTGGTAAGGCTGAATACCAGAGCCGCCTCGGATCAAAGTCTCTCTTCTCCGGACTGATTTGTTTTACATACTTACGAAAAGACAACAGGTGACAAAACTTTAATTCAAATCGATAAGAGGTTTGTCGCCTCTTCAGATATCACCTCATTGGCCCAACATAAGATCTACGGAAGGAGTTATTACGATGCTTGTATTGTCGAGACAACGCGACGAGAGCATCATCATCGGTGACAATATTGTCATTACTATTGTCGATATCCGGGGTGATAAAGTACGGTTAGGAATTCAGGCACCAACAGAAATTCCAGTACACCGTCAAGAAGTATACGATGCGATTCAACGTGAAAACGCGATGAAAGAATCAGAAGCGCGTCGTCCTTCGTCTCAATCGCCGTCCAAAAATGCCAGCGAGTGAACTTCAATCACGAAGTCGTTCGATATACAGGACAAGGCCAGGTTTCAATTAACGAATAATTGAATGAGTCGCAGGGGGAAGTCTGATACGATGTCGGATTTCCCCCTGTTTTTATTCTTCTGGCAGCATCGCCGCGATCGTCCAGTGGCGATCCGAAGTGATTTGCGCGGTACTCGGCGGCAAGCCAGATGCTGTTAACAACACTTGCACTTCTTCTAAAGTCAAAGCTGCATGCAGTGAATCATGGAACATCTGCCGTTGATGCGGGTTTGCTTCGCCGGCGTATAATTCAACCAGCCGCTCCAACTCGGCAGAGGAGTCCGGCCTCAGAAGATCGCGCACCAAGAGAAAGCCTCCCGGCTTAATCACGCGCACGATTTCGTGAAACGCGCTCTCCGGTTCGGGCACATGGTGAATCAGACTGTTTGAGATTACGCCGTCAAAACAATGATCGGCACACGGCAGCTGCTTTGCATCAGCCCGCTCCAAAGTCACGAGATGCCTGAGCTGCGCCTGCTGCAAGTTCACTTCGGCCACACGCAGCATTTCCGTTGCCAGATCAGTCGCTACAATTTTGAGTCGTTCATTCCGTTTACATAGCTCAATCGGAATCAATGCGGTGCCGGTTCCCAGATCGAGAATGGTCATGTCTTTAGAATCAGGATCACTACCGCCGTTTGCCTGCTGGGCGGCGATCAATTCCAGCACATCGTCTGCGAACAGCCGGTTGACGTCACTATGATCCATGGAGTTGTAGTCGACCGCTTCTTCGCGTGTATCCATGACTTCGGGTTCCAGTTGACGCGGAATCATGCTTGCTTCCTTTTCCAACAGACTTGAATCAAAAAAAGAGCCCTCACATTGAATGATGAGGGCTCTTTGTCATTTATCTTATTTTGAACTTATCAGTCGAAGTTCAAGCTTCTCCTTCCGGAGCACCGCCGTCGCCTTCAACCGAACCGACGGTTGCCAGTTCTTCAGTTTCTGCTTCGTAAGAGGCGTCAAAGTCGAGCCGTTTTTCATCGCCGACTTCAGTGACTCTCACCAGCACTTTATTCTTACCTTCAAAGGCACCACGCAACAATTCTTCTGCCAGTGGATCTTCGATGTATCGTTCTACAGAACGACGCAACGGACGGGCACCGTAATCGAGCTCGCCGCCTTCGGAACCTTTGTCGATAATGAATTCGCGTGTTTCGTCGGTCAGATCCAGAGTGACACCCTGTTCTTTCAGACGATTTCGGACTTTGGCAAGTTCGATATCCACGATCTGTTTCAGTTCTTCACGAGTCAGTTTGCGGAACACAACGACTTCGTCAAGACGCCCCAGAAACTCTGGTTTGAATTCTTTCTGAAGATCGTGCATCAGGTTACGTTTCATGGCGTCGTAGCTGGTGTCATCGTCGGCTTTGCGGAAACCAAAGGCGTCCCCATGAGCCATGCCCTGAGCACCGGCGTTGGTTGTCATGATCAGAACCACGTTTTTGAAGTCAACCTTGCGACCGAAGCTGTCGGTCAAATGGCCTTCTTCCATAATCTGTAACAGCATATTGAAGACATCAGGGTGTGCTTTTTCAATTTCATCGAGCAGCACAACCGCGTAAGGCCGACGACGAATTTTTTCCGTCAACTGTCCGCCTTCTTCGAAACCAACATATCCTGGAGGGGCACCAATCAGACGACTGACGTTGTGCTTCTCCATGTATTCACTCATATCGATTTGGATCAGAGCTGTCTCATCACCGAACATGAATTCTGCCAGCGTTTTCGCCAGCAACGTCTTTCCAACCCCGGTCGGACCAGAGAATAAGAAAGCCCCCATCGGTCGTTTTGGATCTTTCAATCCACTACGGCTGCGACGTACGGCTTTGGAAACCTGTTTAATGGCTTCGTCCTGACTAATGACCCGCTGATGCAGTTCATCTTCCATGTTCAACAGACGCACGGTGTCTTCGCTGGAGAGTCGGGTCAAAGGCACGCCGGTAATTTTGGCGACCACTTCAGCCACAACTTCTGCATCAACAACGCCATCCACTTCTTTGGATTTTTCACGCCATTCCTGAGTCAGAGACTCTTTGCGTTTTTTCAGTTTATCAGCCTGATCCCGCAGGTTCGCCGCCAGTTCAAAATCCTGGTTGGCAACAGCTTCTTCTTTCGACTGGTTCAGTCGTTCTGCTTCTTCTTCCAGCTCTTTCAAGTCGGGAGGACGCACCATGGATTTCAGACGGATACGAGCACCCGCTTCGTCTATCACATCAATGGCTTTGTCAGGCAGACAACGACCGGTGATGTAACGTGATGACAATTCGACGGCTTTTTCCAAAGCGTCATCGGTAATCTGAACTTTGTGGTGTTCTTCGTAGCGTTCCCGCAAACCTCGGAGAATTTCGACGGTTTGCTCGTCTGTTGGCGGTTCAACCATCACATTCTGGAAACGTCGTTCCAACGCACTATCTTTTTCGATGTATTTGCGGTACTCATCAAGTGTCGTCGCACCGATACACTGCAATTCGCCACGGCTCAATGCAGGCTTCAATACGTTCGATGCATCGATGGCACCTTCCGCACCGCCGGCTCCTACCAGGGTGTGCAATTCGTCGATGAACAGAATTGTATTTTTCGCACGACGGACTTCGTTCATGACCGCTTTAATGCGTTCTTCGAACTGACCACGGTATTTCGTGCCGGCAACCATCATCGCCAGGTCGAGCACGACGATTCTACGATCACGGAGCAAGTCTGGAACTTCGCCGTTCACGACCATCTGGGCGAACCCTTCGACAATCGCGGTTTTACCAACGCCGGCTTCACCCAGCAGAACCGGGTTATTCTTTTGACGGCGACAGAGAATCTGAATGACGCGTTCGATTTCTTTAGAACGACCAATTACCGGATCCAGTTTTTTCTGCTTAGCCAGTTCAGTCAGATCGCGACCAAAGCTGTCCAATGCGGGAGTCTTGCTTTTGCCGGCTTTCTGGCTACCGGTTCCAGGTGTCCGTTCGCCAGCTTCGCCCCCTTCAAGACCGTGCCCCAGAAGATTCAGTACTTCTTCGCGTACTTCTTCCAGTTTCAATCCCAGATTCATCAGAACCTGAGCAGCAACACCATCCTGCTCGCGGAGTAAGCCCAAG
This window of the Gimesia fumaroli genome carries:
- a CDS encoding carbon starvation CstA family protein; its protein translation is MATLLIAAGAFVGYIIAYHTYGKWLSNKIFNVDGDAEVPSKQLRDDVDFVPTKKSVIFGHHFTSIAGTGPIVGPAIAVFWGWLPALLWVLFGSIFIGAVHDFGALVVSLRNRGQTVGEVAGRLIAPRTRILFLLILLLALTVVLAIFGLVIAIIFSLYPETVIPVWITMPIALVIGIMVYKENATLLVPSLVALAIVYASIYLGAYYWPIDIATLFNIPNTGPFPNAVILWTFVLLAYCAVASVMPVWLLLQPRDFINSHQLVLALGLLLIGALFAGATGQADLVGAAPAIATNIPADAPPIWPFLFITIACGACSGFHCLVSSGTSSKQVESELDAQYVGYGAMLLEGGLAVIVILACCAGVGMGDFTRVGEGAAYSYQPTMEAGTDTQLAGMAAWETRYDASKGWGAFGLKDKIGAFIHGGANFLGSIGIPMKLGISIIAVLVASFAATTLDTATRLQRYVIQELAATIHIKPLTNKYAATGLAVFLGGMVAMMPANATAGPGSGGLILWPLFGATNQLLAGLAFMVIVFYLRRRNKPIIFALVPMIVMLIMPAWAMLWNMFNGETGWYFNPEKQHLFLFGIAVIALQVWMMVEGLLVWSKSKGHLEEQLPALSTVRPAVAPSAAGGSN
- a CDS encoding ATP-dependent Clp protease ATP-binding subunit, which codes for MYERFTDRARKVMQLANQEAQRFNHEYIGTEHILLGLVKEGSGVAANVLKNLDVDLRKIRLEVEKIVQSGPDMVTMGKLPQTPRAKKVIEYAMEEARNLNHNYVGTEHLLLGLLREQDGVAAQVLMNLGLKLEEVREEVLNLLGHGLEGGEAGERTPGTGSQKAGKSKTPALDSFGRDLTELAKQKKLDPVIGRSKEIERVIQILCRRQKNNPVLLGEAGVGKTAIVEGFAQMVVNGEVPDLLRDRRIVVLDLAMMVAGTKYRGQFEERIKAVMNEVRRAKNTILFIDELHTLVGAGGAEGAIDASNVLKPALSRGELQCIGATTLDEYRKYIEKDSALERRFQNVMVEPPTDEQTVEILRGLRERYEEHHKVQITDDALEKAVELSSRYITGRCLPDKAIDVIDEAGARIRLKSMVRPPDLKELEEEAERLNQSKEEAVANQDFELAANLRDQADKLKKRKESLTQEWREKSKEVDGVVDAEVVAEVVAKITGVPLTRLSSEDTVRLLNMEDELHQRVISQDEAIKQVSKAVRRSRSGLKDPKRPMGAFLFSGPTGVGKTLLAKTLAEFMFGDETALIQIDMSEYMEKHNVSRLIGAPPGYVGFEEGGQLTEKIRRRPYAVVLLDEIEKAHPDVFNMLLQIMEEGHLTDSFGRKVDFKNVVLIMTTNAGAQGMAHGDAFGFRKADDDTSYDAMKRNLMHDLQKEFKPEFLGRLDEVVVFRKLTREELKQIVDIELAKVRNRLKEQGVTLDLTDETREFIIDKGSEGGELDYGARPLRRSVERYIEDPLAEELLRGAFEGKNKVLVRVTEVGDEKRLDFDASYEAETEELATVGSVEGDGGAPEGEA
- the csrA gene encoding carbon storage regulator CsrA — encoded protein: MLVLSRQRDESIIIGDNIVITIVDIRGDKVRLGIQAPTEIPVHRQEVYDAIQRENAMKESEARRPSSQSPSKNASE
- a CDS encoding class I SAM-dependent methyltransferase → MIPRQLEPEVMDTREEAVDYNSMDHSDVNRLFADDVLELIAAQQANGGSDPDSKDMTILDLGTGTALIPIELCKRNERLKIVATDLATEMLRVAEVNLQQAQLRHLVTLERADAKQLPCADHCFDGVISNSLIHHVPEPESAFHEIVRVIKPGGFLLVRDLLRPDSSAELERLVELYAGEANPHQRQMFHDSLHAALTLEEVQVLLTASGLPPSTAQITSDRHWTIAAMLPEE